Part of the Zingiber officinale cultivar Zhangliang chromosome 6A, Zo_v1.1, whole genome shotgun sequence genome, ATTCTCACGTTTTAACTCCAGTTGAGCATCTCGTAGCTtagcaattttttcagatttgtTAGGTGTTGTACTTGAACTTGAACTGGAATTTGAAGTTGAAGTCACAGAATTGTTGTCACTGAAAGCAAATGAAGTAGCTACGGGTTGTTTCAACTGTGTATTTAAAAATGCACCATAAGCTTTCTCTGCCTCTTCTCTACTCCAATATGATTTGTGTAAAGCACCACTAAATTTATTCACTTCATTATGTGTTTCTGCCCAACTATCATAAATACCAGGATTACgtccaacaaatacaacatatgttTTGCCCTACATCAGAAATAGATTTAAAAGCACATTATTTCCAATGAGAAAAAGTATAACTTGCGttaaaagattaaaattttcaaaaggcTCACCATTTTAACACGAGTCACCTTAACAAGTTCAACTATGTCTGCATAATATAGTCAATATTccataattaaaacttttaaatataaatacaaaagctACAGTAAATTGattaaccaaaattagttgacagTGCTTAGTGAGGGAGTTTTTGCACTTCGAAAACAAAATAACATAACAATCTAGCATATTTTTTCTTTTGCAAAGTAGGGCACAGAAATTGAATCGGTCTAGCCTCATGGAAGATTGTAAAGAGTAAATCTTTTTGAGAAACGGAGAGAAAGTGAAACTCAGTGAGATTAAATTCTACCAAGTGCCTATAGCAATCTATCATTGACGAAACTCGGTGACAGATGAATGCTAAGCTTCACAAAACTCGGTGACAAATGAATGAAAAGCTAGACTGTAAAATAACAGGATGAAAATGGTGGAAGGAGAGGGGAGACCTATTGAAGGATGAAATGGAATCAGAGAGGAGAAAGAATGGCAACAGCAGCAAGAATCTGCTTCGTCTCCCGAAATCGCTGAACAAGGCGATCGCTGAAATATTCTGCCTCTAGGTCATCTCTAGAATGGGGAGAGAATACAACAATAAAAGCAAGACGATTCGGTCACTTCCACCGGTTAAACAAGTTGCCCCGTCTACTTTAACAGAGATTTGGACGGAAGGATTGATTTGGGAAAACGTTCGAAAATTAGAGGGCTAAATTTGGTCAATTGACAAATGAGGGACTAAATCAG contains:
- the LOC121994740 gene encoding uncharacterized protein LOC121994740, whose product is MASDIVELVKVTRVKMGKTYVVFVGRNPGIYDSWAETHNEVNKFSGALHKSYWSREEAEKAYGAFLNTQLKQPVATSFAFSDNNSVTSTSNSSSSSSTTPNKSEKIAKLRDAQLELKRENRDHAARVAKIYEKIDTIFESLYL